In Nocardia sputorum, a single genomic region encodes these proteins:
- a CDS encoding universal stress protein, translating into MPCDLMLIAYDGSENAKRAIIYAGRFLSADRAVVLTAWEPMVRQAARLSGLSGVMQPEWVPDDEIEDIAFVDARATNAEGVRLAELAGLNAEARTAECTTTIWNAIVDCADELDVDIIVAGTRGATGIRALLHSSVADAVLKHCHRPVLLVPPGKET; encoded by the coding sequence GTGCCCTGCGATCTGATGCTCATCGCCTACGACGGCTCCGAGAACGCCAAGCGCGCCATCATCTACGCCGGCCGGTTTCTCAGCGCCGACCGTGCCGTCGTGCTGACCGCCTGGGAGCCCATGGTGCGGCAGGCCGCTCGCCTGTCCGGGTTGTCGGGTGTCATGCAACCGGAATGGGTGCCGGACGACGAGATCGAGGACATCGCCTTCGTCGACGCGCGCGCCACCAATGCCGAGGGCGTGCGGCTGGCCGAGCTGGCGGGCCTGAACGCCGAGGCGCGCACCGCCGAATGCACCACCACCATCTGGAACGCCATCGTGGACTGCGCCGACGAACTGGACGTCGACATCATCGTGGCGGGCACCCGGGGCGCGACCGGCATCCGCGCGCTGCTGCACAGCAGCGTCGCCGACGCCGTCCTCAAGCATTGCCACCGTCCCGTCCTGCTCGTCCCGCCCGGCAAGGAAACCTGA
- a CDS encoding isochorismate synthase yields MDGFLLARADGVVRGHGSRARFDDARLAQAALRAGRAPLVVGALPFDPREPAALSVPERAVHTAGPWRPAALPDLPAVRVVTEIPSPAEHVARVTKLVEQLNDPAQPLRKVVAARSVLAEAQAALDPEVVAGHLLTRHPHANVFAVDLTAAGRPGATLVGATPEVLIARQGDLVTLRPLAGTAPRRADPEADAAQARELLASTKNRDEHAFVIDWIRERLGPVCAELSIPRSPELVSTHEVWHLATPITGRLRDPAITALDLALLLHPTPAVCGTPTEPALETITRIEDDRGFYGGAVGWCDAEGDGAWVVAIRCAELSPDGRTVRAYAGGGIVAASDPQAELDETTAKLRTLLGALHCALPTQ; encoded by the coding sequence ATGGATGGGTTCCTGCTTGCTCGGGCCGACGGGGTTGTTCGGGGTCATGGGAGCCGAGCCCGCTTCGATGACGCGCGCCTGGCGCAGGCGGCGTTGCGCGCGGGTCGCGCGCCGCTGGTGGTCGGCGCGCTGCCGTTCGATCCCCGCGAGCCCGCCGCGCTGAGCGTGCCGGAGCGCGCGGTGCACACCGCGGGTCCATGGCGGCCCGCCGCACTGCCCGACCTGCCCGCGGTGCGGGTGGTGACCGAGATACCCAGCCCCGCCGAGCACGTGGCGCGGGTGACGAAACTGGTCGAGCAGCTGAACGATCCCGCGCAACCCCTGCGCAAGGTGGTCGCGGCGCGGTCGGTGCTGGCCGAGGCGCAGGCCGCGCTCGACCCGGAAGTCGTCGCCGGACACCTGCTGACCAGGCATCCGCACGCGAACGTCTTCGCGGTCGACCTCACTGCGGCCGGGCGACCCGGCGCGACGCTGGTGGGCGCGACGCCCGAAGTGCTGATCGCCCGGCAGGGCGACCTGGTGACGCTGCGCCCGCTGGCGGGCACCGCGCCGCGGCGGGCCGACCCGGAGGCCGATGCCGCGCAGGCCCGGGAATTGCTGGCCAGTACCAAGAACCGCGATGAGCACGCGTTCGTCATCGACTGGATCCGGGAGCGGCTCGGGCCGGTCTGCGCCGAGCTGTCGATCCCGCGGAGCCCGGAGCTGGTCAGCACCCACGAGGTGTGGCACCTGGCGACGCCGATCACCGGACGCCTGCGCGACCCCGCGATCACCGCGCTCGACCTGGCGCTCCTGCTGCACCCCACGCCCGCGGTCTGCGGCACACCCACCGAGCCGGCCTTGGAGACCATCACGCGGATCGAGGACGACCGCGGGTTCTACGGAGGCGCCGTCGGCTGGTGTGACGCGGAGGGCGACGGCGCCTGGGTGGTCGCCATCCGCTGCGCGGAGCTCTCGCCCGACGGCCGGACGGTGCGGGCGTACGCGGGCGGCGGCATCGTCGCGGCCTCCGACCCGCAGGCGGAACTCGACGAGACCACCGCGAAATTGCGCACCCTGCTCGGCGCGCTGCACTGCGCTCTCCCTACCCAGTGA
- a CDS encoding DUF2613 domain-containing protein, which produces MKFAVPGVASAVAGAVLGVLSVFLITLAVQQNSRPEIDRSGDKDSSLLNNVEYGSR; this is translated from the coding sequence ATGAAGTTTGCTGTCCCGGGTGTTGCGAGTGCTGTCGCGGGCGCCGTGCTGGGCGTGCTCAGCGTCTTCCTCATCACCCTCGCGGTCCAGCAGAACTCGCGGCCGGAGATCGATCGCAGCGGCGACAAGGACTCCTCGCTGCTGAACAACGTTGAGTACGGCAGCCGCTGA